One window of the Pedobacter ginsengisoli genome contains the following:
- a CDS encoding histidine phosphatase family protein: MDKEIYIIRHGETELNKLGIVQGRGINSDLNDTGRNQAASFYAMYKDVPFEKVYTSTLKRTHQTVQGFIDAGISWEQVAGLDELAWGKWEGKPNDDNAIAAFKAIVKAWDEGDYDAHFEGGESPNQVLARLKEAVELIKSKKDEKLILVCMHGRAMRLLLCLLMNKPLSEMGDFPHQNTTLYKVELSGDEFSIIEFNNTDHLK, from the coding sequence ATGGATAAGGAAATATACATCATCAGGCACGGTGAAACAGAATTAAATAAACTAGGAATTGTACAGGGCAGGGGGATAAACAGTGATCTTAATGATACCGGACGAAACCAGGCTGCTTCGTTTTATGCCATGTATAAAGATGTGCCATTTGAAAAGGTCTATACCTCAACATTAAAACGAACCCATCAAACAGTTCAGGGATTTATTGATGCCGGAATTTCATGGGAACAGGTTGCAGGATTAGATGAGCTTGCCTGGGGTAAATGGGAAGGAAAGCCAAATGATGATAATGCAATTGCTGCATTTAAAGCAATAGTTAAAGCCTGGGATGAAGGAGATTATGATGCGCATTTTGAAGGCGGGGAAAGTCCTAATCAGGTTCTGGCCAGACTTAAAGAAGCAGTAGAGCTTATCAAGTCCAAAAAAGATGAAAAGCTAATCCTGGTTTGTATGCATGGTCGCGCAATGCGCTTGCTGCTTTGTTTGCTCATGAATAAACCATTATCTGAAATGGGAGATTTCCCTCACCAAAATACCACTCTCTATAAAGTTGAACTTAGTGGTGATGAATTTAGCATCATTGAGTTTAATAATACCGACCATTTAAAATAA
- a CDS encoding menaquinone biosynthetic enzyme MqnA/MqnD family protein, which yields MSNIKISAVSYTNTKPFIYGIEHSGILNKIDLSLDIPSDCAAKLINNQVDIGLIPVAAIPHVPNANIVANYCIGSVGAVNSVFIFSDVEVSKIKTVRLDSHSRTSNNLARVLLKFYWKLDVEFTTDTDAKTDAIVLIGDRTFGKKTDYAFAYDMGQEWMSFTGLPFVYAAWVANKTIPQSFIDEFNDALAFGLGHRAELLKDLPVRHDFDLDDYLFHKLDFNLTEAKREALDLFLSYIARL from the coding sequence TTGAGTAATATTAAAATATCTGCAGTTTCCTACACAAATACTAAGCCTTTCATTTACGGAATTGAACATTCGGGAATTTTAAATAAGATAGATCTAAGTTTAGATATCCCTTCAGATTGTGCGGCTAAATTAATTAATAATCAAGTTGATATCGGATTGATTCCTGTAGCAGCAATACCACATGTACCTAATGCCAATATAGTTGCAAATTACTGCATAGGATCTGTTGGGGCAGTAAATTCCGTGTTTATTTTTAGTGATGTAGAAGTCTCGAAAATAAAAACGGTAAGATTAGATAGCCACTCACGAACCTCAAATAACCTGGCAAGGGTACTATTGAAATTTTATTGGAAACTTGATGTAGAATTTACTACTGATACAGATGCAAAGACTGATGCTATTGTTTTAATAGGAGACAGGACCTTTGGTAAAAAGACAGATTATGCTTTTGCGTACGATATGGGGCAGGAGTGGATGAGCTTTACTGGTCTGCCATTTGTTTATGCTGCCTGGGTTGCCAATAAAACCATTCCTCAAAGCTTTATAGATGAATTTAATGATGCGCTGGCCTTTGGCCTGGGTCATAGGGCTGAGCTATTAAAAGACTTGCCTGTGCGCCATGACTTTGATTTGGACGATTATCTTTTCCATAAACTGGATTTCAATCTTACCGAAGCAAAAAGAGAAGCATTGGATTTGTTCCTTTCCTATATTGCAAGGCTTTAA
- the mqnE gene encoding aminofutalosine synthase MqnE: protein MDTTSKLTLILNDPDLSEALKAIAQKVQNQERITFDEGVYLYEHAELGYLGTLANHIRERKHGDNTYFNRNFHLEPTNLCVYDCKFCSYSRLIKQKEEGWALTMEEMLDVVKKYDNEPVTEVHIVGGVLPQYDVAFYSALFSAIKKHRPELHVKALTPVEYHYIFKKAKIDYATGMKLMKEAGLESIPGGGAEIFHPEVRDLISKDKCTGEQWLAIHEEWHKLGMRSNATMLYGHIEKYEHRVDHMEQLRQLQDKTGGFQTFIPLKFRNQHNQMSHVPEVSVIEDLRNYAIARIYMDNFDHIKAYWAMISRQTAQLSLNFGVDDIDGTLDDTTKIYSMAGAEEQNPAMSTQDLVNLIKQVKRKPIERDTLYNVVTDYTDFVFEDEVKPQYYKLPVIN, encoded by the coding sequence ATGGATACTACTTCAAAACTAACTTTGATTTTAAACGATCCAGATCTGTCTGAGGCACTTAAAGCAATTGCACAAAAGGTACAAAATCAGGAAAGAATTACTTTTGACGAGGGTGTTTACCTTTATGAGCATGCTGAACTTGGTTATCTTGGTACTTTAGCTAATCACATAAGAGAACGAAAACATGGTGATAACACCTATTTTAATCGTAATTTTCATTTAGAACCAACTAACCTTTGTGTTTACGATTGTAAGTTCTGTTCATATTCCCGTTTGATAAAGCAGAAGGAAGAAGGTTGGGCACTAACAATGGAAGAAATGCTTGACGTTGTAAAAAAATACGACAATGAGCCGGTCACCGAAGTTCATATAGTTGGTGGGGTATTGCCACAATACGATGTTGCTTTTTATTCAGCACTGTTCAGTGCAATAAAAAAGCACCGCCCTGAGCTTCATGTTAAAGCATTAACGCCTGTAGAATATCATTATATTTTTAAAAAAGCTAAAATTGACTATGCCACAGGCATGAAGTTAATGAAGGAGGCAGGGCTCGAATCAATACCCGGAGGAGGAGCAGAGATCTTCCATCCCGAGGTAAGAGATCTTATTTCCAAAGATAAATGTACAGGCGAGCAGTGGCTTGCAATACACGAAGAATGGCATAAACTTGGAATGCGTTCTAATGCAACAATGTTATATGGTCATATTGAAAAATACGAACACCGTGTAGATCATATGGAGCAATTACGTCAGCTGCAAGATAAAACAGGTGGATTCCAAACTTTTATTCCGCTTAAATTTAGGAACCAGCATAATCAGATGAGTCATGTTCCGGAAGTATCCGTGATCGAAGACCTTCGGAACTACGCTATTGCCCGTATTTATATGGATAACTTTGATCATATCAAAGCTTACTGGGCAATGATTAGCAGGCAAACTGCCCAGCTTTCGTTGAACTTTGGGGTTGATGATATTGATGGTACACTTGATGATACCACAAAAATTTACTCTATGGCCGGTGCCGAAGAGCAAAATCCAGCAATGAGTACTCAGGATCTTGTAAATCTCATTAAACAGGTAAAACGCAAACCTATAGAAAGAGACACTTTATACAATGTTGTAACAGATTACACGGATTTCGTTTTTGAGGATGAAGTGAAACCTCAATACTACAAATTACCAGTAATTAACTAA